A single genomic interval of Terriglobales bacterium harbors:
- a CDS encoding S41 family peptidase: protein MRRIFLICICMLIGLAGSARGQSSKTTPPGSFDPAPWVEDFHQLLREMSSHYANLEWAIQERHMDLPQLRQQTEAKLGEARNEEDARRILNQFVESFGDGHLQIRWPKAQESKPASSTSGQGLCARLDYNEHLSPGLDFSLLSSFTPLDSEDARVFPSGILRLPSAKAIGVLRIGLFSEHAYPEVCERAVRKLNLDESKDCDEKCSDRLQLETGNLLTAALARQEIVFRKAGATAVLIDIARNGGGSDWVDATLGSLSAVALSNSPGAFIKHEHWTKQLQERLQEVEADRRKSPKPNASLEDAAACLRKAIAESRQPCDRTNVWYTGKSNCSLLVKGCSYKSPTQYDYSESADRLPMYVVVDHDTWSAAEYFAALLQDNHAATIVGELTGGAGCGYTDGGIPTKLKNSGAEVKMPDCVRFRADGSNEVNGITPDVLVPWARRDSPYQRVKKLQSAVERCCSQSADSPVVGQLTSQTVVRLPPTAFPTLPGNITKELQTRGCTIPQPSTGKPENVIRGEFAKPGQRDWAVLCSMNGFLSIFVFWNGSETDTAEVYRWEPSDLYYSIEPVGEKYIMDHYRAYGGPQPPPIDHQGVDLGIDGKASEVFYYYQGQWLKLQGAD, encoded by the coding sequence GTGCGACGAATATTCCTTATCTGCATCTGCATGTTGATCGGCCTGGCGGGATCGGCTCGAGGTCAAAGCAGCAAAACAACACCGCCGGGCAGTTTTGATCCCGCGCCATGGGTGGAGGACTTCCATCAGCTACTGCGCGAAATGTCTTCGCACTATGCCAATCTGGAGTGGGCGATCCAGGAACGACATATGGATCTGCCCCAACTGCGCCAGCAGACGGAAGCAAAACTCGGCGAGGCCAGGAACGAAGAAGATGCCCGCCGAATCCTGAATCAGTTTGTGGAGAGCTTTGGCGACGGCCATCTGCAAATTCGTTGGCCTAAGGCGCAAGAGAGTAAGCCTGCAAGTTCAACATCTGGGCAGGGTCTTTGTGCCCGCCTTGACTATAACGAACATCTCTCGCCCGGGCTGGACTTTTCGCTCCTTTCCTCCTTTACACCTCTCGACAGCGAAGACGCCAGAGTGTTCCCCAGCGGAATTCTGCGCCTGCCCAGCGCCAAGGCCATTGGCGTTCTCAGGATTGGATTGTTCAGCGAACATGCCTACCCGGAAGTTTGTGAGCGCGCGGTTCGAAAACTGAATCTCGATGAGTCGAAGGATTGCGACGAAAAATGCAGCGACAGACTGCAGTTGGAGACTGGCAATCTCCTTACGGCGGCTCTAGCGAGACAGGAGATTGTGTTCCGGAAGGCAGGCGCTACTGCGGTTTTAATAGACATTGCGCGCAATGGCGGTGGCTCGGATTGGGTCGATGCAACACTAGGTTCCCTGAGTGCCGTTGCACTGAGCAATTCCCCTGGAGCGTTCATAAAACACGAGCATTGGACAAAGCAGCTGCAAGAACGTTTGCAGGAAGTGGAAGCCGATAGGAGAAAGAGTCCTAAGCCGAACGCGTCGCTAGAAGATGCTGCCGCGTGTTTGCGGAAAGCCATCGCGGAGAGCCGGCAACCTTGCGATCGGACAAACGTTTGGTACACGGGAAAGAGCAATTGCTCTCTCCTGGTCAAGGGCTGCTCGTACAAGTCGCCGACTCAATACGACTACAGCGAGTCAGCAGACAGGCTTCCGATGTATGTTGTTGTCGATCACGATACCTGGTCGGCCGCCGAATACTTCGCAGCCTTGTTGCAGGACAATCATGCCGCCACCATCGTTGGCGAACTGACCGGCGGAGCCGGATGCGGCTACACCGATGGAGGAATCCCCACCAAGCTGAAAAACTCTGGCGCGGAAGTCAAAATGCCCGACTGCGTCCGGTTTCGTGCCGATGGCTCAAACGAAGTGAATGGGATCACTCCCGATGTGCTCGTGCCCTGGGCGCGTCGCGATTCGCCATACCAGCGAGTGAAGAAGCTGCAGTCGGCTGTGGAGCGCTGCTGCTCGCAGTCGGCCGACAGCCCGGTTGTCGGCCAACTCACATCGCAGACTGTTGTACGTCTTCCGCCAACAGCGTTTCCAACGCTCCCCGGCAATATAACCAAGGAACTCCAAACCCGCGGCTGCACCATTCCGCAACCGTCAACCGGTAAGCCAGAGAACGTCATTCGCGGAGAATTCGCCAAGCCTGGGCAAAGAGATTGGGCGGTCTTATGTTCTATGAATGGATTTCTCTCGATCTTCGTCTTCTGGAACGGCTCAGAAACCGACACCGCCGAAGTTTACAGATGGGAGCCAAGCGATCTCTACTATTCCATCGAGCCCGTCGGTGAGAAATACATCATGGATCACTATCGCGCGTACGGCGGGCCGCAGCCACCACCAATAGATCATCAGGGAGTCGATCTCGGAATAGATGGAAAGGCTTCTGAGGTCTTCTATTACTACCAAGGCCAATGGCTAAAGCTGCAGGGAGCCGACTAA
- a CDS encoding energy transducer TonB — protein MNGSEEVGTGPQLLVELPSWRKVFLSNLGDFLLRRKPRSVVVTSPPAEFWPDVFVQRGIPWTRLRQSALLHIFVVVALWGLTESWAGLLWRRNPALPLHDKIVYYSVSEYLPPIDTGSAPAKEEKKGDPVYAKQPIISLPLHRDNREQTIITPPDVKLPKNVPLPNIVAWNSTPAPVPTAVATRANALTLPAMPASVIPPPPDPIRRELQRMAGLQPGKVAVIEPPPAIDQSKSTRKLDLPAVPVVEAPPSLDQLKTQSRQIAAPTPAVIEPPPAVDSGVRSLGAMNVGKFEANVAAPKLVVAEQRSVAVNGAPGKTGESAVRAAGGAGRGGSGQASAAVPPPPSIGALAAGSAAGQLIALNLHPATVSGPIEVPAGRRSGEFAATPQGKPDASGTPEIKGGGTKGANGGGTGTGKAEPGSGSSANAPAGIFVGGDPKSPPAGAAVVAGAPSATSAEKPEEKTLMASISRPKVTDTTRGPIIDGPGKIEDRVFSGRKYYTMALNMPNLTSSGGSWIVRFAQLQDDHRGGEVTAPIALQKVDPKYPPELQREFVEGTVTLYAVIRKDGSVDDVRVLRGVDRRLDENARTALARWHFHPGTKNGEAVDLEAVVFIPFKAGRMPF, from the coding sequence TTGAATGGGTCAGAAGAGGTGGGGACGGGTCCGCAATTGTTGGTTGAGCTGCCCTCGTGGCGGAAGGTTTTCCTCTCTAACTTAGGTGACTTTCTTTTGCGCCGCAAGCCGCGGTCCGTTGTGGTCACCTCGCCCCCTGCCGAATTCTGGCCCGACGTTTTTGTCCAGCGGGGAATCCCCTGGACGCGTTTACGCCAGTCGGCCCTGCTGCACATCTTCGTCGTGGTCGCTCTCTGGGGACTCACCGAATCCTGGGCCGGGCTGCTGTGGCGGCGCAACCCCGCGCTTCCGCTTCATGACAAGATCGTGTACTACTCCGTCTCCGAATATCTGCCGCCCATCGATACCGGCAGCGCTCCCGCTAAAGAGGAGAAGAAAGGCGATCCCGTGTATGCCAAGCAGCCGATCATCTCCCTGCCTTTGCATCGCGATAATCGTGAGCAGACGATCATCACGCCACCCGATGTGAAGCTGCCAAAGAACGTCCCATTGCCGAATATCGTCGCCTGGAATTCCACGCCGGCCCCCGTGCCAACAGCGGTGGCGACGCGAGCCAACGCCCTTACCCTGCCGGCGATGCCGGCCTCGGTGATACCGCCGCCACCTGATCCCATCCGGCGCGAGCTGCAGCGTATGGCGGGACTGCAGCCCGGAAAAGTAGCGGTCATCGAGCCGCCTCCGGCGATCGATCAGTCGAAGTCGACGCGCAAGCTGGACCTTCCAGCGGTGCCGGTGGTAGAGGCGCCTCCGTCGCTGGATCAACTGAAAACACAATCGCGGCAAATCGCGGCGCCCACGCCAGCGGTGATCGAGCCGCCTCCCGCAGTCGATAGCGGAGTGCGATCGCTGGGCGCGATGAACGTCGGCAAATTCGAGGCGAATGTGGCCGCGCCAAAACTCGTGGTTGCCGAGCAGCGGTCGGTGGCAGTGAACGGTGCGCCCGGGAAGACCGGCGAGTCCGCTGTTAGAGCTGCGGGTGGTGCCGGGCGAGGTGGCTCAGGACAGGCATCGGCTGCAGTGCCTCCTCCTCCTTCAATCGGAGCCTTGGCGGCTGGGTCTGCTGCGGGACAGTTGATCGCTCTGAATCTGCATCCCGCAACCGTGAGCGGACCGATAGAGGTGCCTGCCGGGAGACGCTCGGGTGAGTTTGCTGCCACGCCGCAAGGCAAGCCCGATGCGTCAGGCACGCCGGAGATCAAAGGCGGCGGCACCAAGGGTGCGAACGGAGGCGGAACCGGAACCGGTAAGGCCGAGCCGGGATCGGGATCGAGCGCAAACGCACCTGCTGGAATTTTTGTTGGTGGCGATCCCAAGAGCCCGCCCGCAGGCGCCGCTGTGGTGGCGGGAGCACCTTCTGCAACGTCCGCCGAGAAGCCAGAGGAAAAAACCCTGATGGCTTCAATCTCGCGTCCCAAGGTGACAGACACGACGCGTGGGCCGATCATCGATGGCCCGGGAAAAATCGAAGACCGAGTCTTTTCCGGCCGAAAGTACTACACGATGGCGCTGAACATGCCCAACCTCACGTCGTCCGGCGGGAGCTGGATCGTGCGCTTTGCCCAACTCCAGGACGACCACCGCGGAGGCGAGGTGACGGCGCCAATCGCGCTACAGAAGGTTGATCCTAAATATCCGCCGGAACTGCAGCGCGAATTCGTGGAAGGTACGGTGACGCTCTATGCGGTGATCCGCAAGGATGGCAGCGTGGATGACGTGCGGGTGCTGCGCGGCGTGGACCGCCGCCTGGACGAGAACGCGCGCACCGCTCTGGCGCGCTGGCATTTCCACCCCGGAACTAAGAATGGCGAGGCCGTGGACCTGGAGGCGGTGGTGTTCATTCCCTTCAAGGCAGGAAGGATGCCCTTCTGA
- a CDS encoding aldehyde dehydrogenase family protein, with amino-acid sequence MSATLTATKPHGFLLNGKFITQGSPVDIHAPYDHQIVGTIINGSRTDAVAAIAAAEAAFRTTRKLPAFERQRVLRAIAHHLAERKEEFARIMAMEAGKPIKTARGEVERCIFTFTIAAEESTRIYGEYLPLDLQDTATGRWAIERRFPIGVISAITPFNFPLNLPAHKIAPAIAAGCTMVLKPAPQDPIVALMLGEIVQQVGWPDGALNVLPLSNEDADPLITDDRPRLLTFTGSAAAGWQLKQRAGKKKVVLELGGNAGVIVHKDADISFAAQRCVSGGFSYAGQSCISVQRILVERTVFDKFTQILVDGARKLVLGDPLDPNTDVGPMIREQDAIRASDWIEEATSSGAKLLCGGKRNGSMVEPTVLTNTRPQMRVNCEELFAPVVTVEPYDDFSRAVQQINDTPYGLQAGVFTRDANLLFYAYEELQVGGVIAGDSPTFRMDHMPYGGTKDSGTGREGLRYAIQDMTEPKLLVMNLR; translated from the coding sequence ATGAGTGCCACCCTGACCGCAACCAAGCCCCACGGTTTTCTTCTCAATGGAAAATTCATAACCCAAGGATCACCGGTCGATATTCACGCTCCCTACGATCATCAGATCGTAGGCACCATCATCAACGGCAGCCGTACCGATGCCGTGGCCGCGATCGCTGCGGCTGAAGCGGCTTTCCGGACAACGCGAAAGCTCCCCGCATTCGAGCGCCAGCGCGTGCTGCGTGCCATCGCTCATCACCTTGCGGAACGTAAGGAAGAGTTTGCGCGCATCATGGCTATGGAAGCCGGCAAGCCTATCAAGACAGCGCGCGGGGAAGTGGAACGCTGCATCTTCACCTTCACCATCGCTGCCGAGGAGAGCACGCGCATTTACGGCGAATATCTCCCTCTCGATTTGCAGGACACAGCTACCGGGCGCTGGGCCATCGAGCGCCGTTTTCCCATCGGGGTAATCTCCGCCATTACGCCCTTCAATTTCCCGCTGAATTTGCCGGCTCACAAAATCGCTCCTGCGATTGCTGCGGGATGCACCATGGTGCTCAAGCCTGCTCCGCAGGACCCGATTGTTGCCTTGATGCTGGGGGAGATCGTGCAGCAGGTTGGCTGGCCCGATGGCGCCCTGAACGTGCTGCCGCTTAGCAATGAGGATGCCGATCCGCTGATCACCGATGATCGTCCGCGCCTGCTTACCTTCACCGGCAGCGCCGCCGCGGGCTGGCAATTAAAGCAGCGGGCCGGCAAGAAGAAGGTCGTGCTGGAGCTGGGCGGTAATGCCGGCGTGATCGTGCACAAGGACGCCGATATCAGCTTTGCCGCGCAACGTTGCGTCAGCGGCGGATTTTCCTATGCCGGGCAGAGTTGCATCTCCGTCCAGCGCATCCTGGTGGAGCGGACTGTCTTCGACAAATTCACTCAAATTTTGGTAGATGGCGCGCGCAAGCTGGTGCTGGGCGATCCGCTGGATCCAAATACCGACGTTGGCCCGATGATTCGTGAACAGGACGCGATCCGCGCCAGTGACTGGATTGAGGAGGCCACTTCTTCTGGCGCGAAACTGCTCTGCGGCGGCAAGCGCAACGGATCGATGGTCGAGCCCACTGTCCTCACCAACACCCGCCCGCAGATGCGCGTGAATTGTGAAGAGTTGTTTGCGCCCGTGGTCACCGTCGAACCCTATGATGACTTCTCGCGCGCGGTTCAGCAGATCAATGACACACCCTATGGCCTGCAGGCAGGAGTCTTCACTCGTGACGCTAATCTTCTTTTCTATGCGTATGAGGAGCTGCAGGTAGGTGGCGTGATTGCCGGCGATTCTCCCACCTTCCGCATGGATCATATGCCCTACGGTGGAACCAAGGACTCAGGGACCGGCCGCGAGGGGTTGCGCTACGCCATCCAGGACATGACCGAGCCCAAGCTGCTGGTCATGAATTTGCGCTGA
- a CDS encoding bifunctional acetate--CoA ligase family protein/GNAT family N-acetyltransferase → MDSAARALSKPGASKPGASKPGTDPAHDVLRAEKQPLDAVFAPRSVAVIGATERPASIGRRVLWALLSSPFGGTFFPVSKERRSVLGIKAYPSVRDVPEAVDLAVVVTPAASVPGVVEECVAAGVKAAIIISAGFREHGAEGAALEQQILEKLRGSRMRVIGPNCLGVMNPLTGLNATFSQTIALPGSVAFISQSGALCTAILDWSLHEMVGFSAFVSVGSMVDVGWGDLIDYLGNDPRTQSIVIYMESIGNARSFLSAAREVSLTKPIIVIKAGRSEAAAKAAASHTGALTGSDEVLDAAFRRSGVLRVNSIADIFYMAEVLSKQPRPKGPRLAILTNAGGPGVLAADGLVASGGKLAELSPASMEALNSFLPPHWSHGNPVDVLGDATPDRYSRALEITVNDPNCDGILILTAPQGLSEPTQIAELLKPHARGTGKPVLACFMGGADVAAGNEILNRAGIPTFQFPDTATRAFTYMWKYSYNLRGLYETPALPSYAETGIDRETAEKRILQVRESGRTVLTEAESKQLLADYGIPTVKTLIASTADEAVARAGQIGYPVVVKLHSYTVTHKSDVKGVRLNLRDAEAVRTAFYGIQRTVCDLVGEAAFQGVTVQPMISREGFELIVGSSIDPQFGPVLLFGAGGLLVEITRDRALALPPLNTTLARRMMEQTRVYSALQGARGHGGVDLTALEALLVRFSQLVLEHPWIKEIDINPLLASSNGLLALDARVVIFGLDVTEDDLPRPAIRPYPSRHVAPWTLKNGVDVVIRPIRPEDEPLLIRFHEELSDRTVYLRYFQPLKLSQRTAHERMTRICFIDYDREMALVAERHNPAGEPEIIGVGRLSKLHGLEEAEVAVLVSDKFQHQGLGTELVRRLMLIAREEKLKYVSSTMLGINREMRAICNRLGFALHVDLEEDLVNAKVTLR, encoded by the coding sequence ATGGATTCGGCTGCCCGCGCACTCTCCAAGCCTGGTGCATCCAAACCGGGTGCATCCAAACCCGGCACCGATCCCGCGCATGATGTACTGCGCGCCGAAAAGCAACCGCTGGACGCGGTGTTTGCCCCACGCAGTGTGGCCGTTATTGGAGCCACCGAGCGTCCCGCCAGTATTGGCCGCCGTGTGCTGTGGGCCTTGCTCAGCAGCCCCTTCGGCGGCACGTTCTTTCCCGTCAGCAAGGAACGCCGCAGCGTGCTGGGAATCAAGGCCTACCCATCGGTCCGCGACGTGCCCGAGGCCGTCGATCTGGCAGTGGTAGTTACTCCGGCCGCAAGTGTTCCCGGCGTGGTTGAGGAATGCGTGGCTGCTGGCGTGAAGGCCGCAATCATCATCTCGGCGGGATTTCGTGAGCATGGCGCCGAAGGCGCCGCCCTCGAGCAGCAGATCCTGGAGAAACTCCGCGGCAGCCGCATGCGGGTGATTGGTCCCAACTGCCTGGGCGTGATGAATCCGCTTACCGGCCTGAACGCCACCTTTTCCCAGACCATCGCTCTGCCCGGCAGCGTGGCGTTCATAAGTCAGAGTGGGGCATTGTGCACCGCCATTCTCGACTGGAGCCTGCACGAGATGGTCGGCTTCAGCGCATTTGTATCGGTAGGCTCGATGGTCGACGTAGGATGGGGTGATCTGATCGACTATCTCGGCAATGATCCCCGCACCCAGAGCATCGTTATTTATATGGAGAGCATCGGGAACGCGCGTTCCTTTCTCTCCGCCGCCCGCGAGGTCTCGTTAACCAAGCCGATAATTGTGATCAAGGCAGGCCGCTCCGAAGCCGCCGCCAAAGCAGCCGCTTCCCATACGGGCGCTCTCACCGGAAGCGACGAGGTACTCGACGCCGCTTTTCGCCGCAGCGGGGTTTTGCGCGTGAACAGCATTGCCGACATCTTTTACATGGCGGAAGTGCTCTCCAAGCAGCCGCGCCCCAAGGGACCGAGGCTGGCGATTCTCACCAACGCCGGCGGCCCGGGCGTGCTTGCGGCCGACGGGTTGGTGGCCAGCGGAGGCAAACTCGCCGAACTATCGCCAGCCAGCATGGAAGCTCTGAACTCGTTTTTGCCTCCGCACTGGAGTCATGGGAATCCTGTCGATGTGCTCGGTGACGCTACCCCTGATCGCTATTCCCGCGCGCTGGAAATCACGGTGAACGATCCCAATTGTGATGGCATCCTCATTCTGACTGCCCCCCAGGGTCTCAGCGAGCCCACGCAAATTGCCGAACTGCTGAAGCCGCACGCTCGCGGCACCGGAAAACCCGTTCTCGCCTGCTTTATGGGTGGCGCAGACGTTGCGGCGGGCAACGAAATTCTGAACCGCGCCGGCATTCCAACCTTTCAGTTTCCCGATACTGCTACTCGCGCATTCACCTACATGTGGAAGTACAGCTACAATCTGCGCGGCCTATATGAGACTCCGGCGCTTCCTTCTTATGCGGAAACCGGCATCGACCGCGAGACTGCCGAGAAGCGCATCCTGCAGGTTCGCGAGTCGGGTCGTACCGTGCTCACCGAAGCCGAATCCAAGCAACTGCTCGCCGACTACGGCATTCCCACCGTCAAGACTCTCATCGCCTCTACCGCCGACGAAGCCGTAGCCCGCGCCGGTCAGATTGGATATCCGGTAGTCGTGAAGCTTCACTCCTACACCGTCACCCATAAATCCGATGTCAAAGGCGTGCGCCTGAATTTGCGCGATGCCGAAGCGGTGCGCACCGCTTTCTATGGCATTCAGCGCACCGTTTGCGATCTGGTAGGTGAAGCGGCCTTTCAAGGTGTGACGGTGCAACCCATGATCTCGCGCGAGGGATTTGAATTGATCGTCGGCAGCAGCATTGACCCGCAGTTCGGTCCCGTGCTCCTGTTCGGCGCAGGCGGGCTTCTAGTGGAAATCACGCGAGACCGCGCTCTTGCCCTTCCGCCGCTGAACACCACCCTGGCGCGCCGCATGATGGAGCAGACTCGTGTCTATTCCGCCCTGCAAGGCGCACGCGGCCACGGAGGGGTCGATCTCACCGCTCTTGAAGCTCTGCTGGTTAGATTCAGCCAGTTGGTGCTCGAGCATCCGTGGATCAAGGAAATCGATATCAACCCGCTGTTGGCTTCCTCCAACGGGCTGCTCGCGCTCGATGCTCGGGTCGTGATTTTCGGACTCGATGTCACTGAGGACGACTTGCCGCGTCCCGCGATTCGGCCTTATCCCAGCCGCCATGTTGCGCCCTGGACTCTCAAGAATGGCGTGGATGTGGTGATCCGGCCCATTCGTCCGGAAGACGAGCCGCTGCTGATCCGGTTCCACGAAGAGCTCTCCGATCGCACTGTCTACCTGCGTTATTTCCAGCCGCTGAAACTCTCGCAGCGCACGGCGCACGAGCGCATGACGCGCATCTGCTTCATCGACTATGACCGCGAAATGGCGCTGGTGGCCGAGCGCCACAACCCTGCCGGCGAGCCCGAGATCATCGGCGTGGGCCGCTTGAGCAAACTGCATGGCCTCGAGGAAGCCGAGGTGGCCGTGCTGGTGAGCGACAAATTCCAGCACCAGGGCCTTGGCACCGAGTTGGTACGCCGGCTCATGCTCATCGCCCGCGAGGAAAAGCTCAAATATGTGAGCTCCACCATGCTCGGGATCAACCGCGAGATGCGCGCCATCTGCAACCGCCTGGGGTTCGCGCTGCATGTGGATCTTGAGGAAGATCTAGTCAATGCCAAGGTCACATTGAGGTAA
- a CDS encoding cytochrome c3 family protein, which yields MPQIFHRSTNTFSRFSIVVALLSVTAFFFAAAEMQSAPYLSWRGVIRTQPVPFSHKHHAGGLGIDCRYCHTSVEVSGYAGLPPTKTCMNCHSQIWTNAALLEPVRESFRSGNSINWTKVNYIPDFVYFDHSIHINKGVGCNSCHGPVDQMALMYQDSTMQMEWCLSCHRGPEKFLRPRGEQFNMRYQQPTPSNPVKYDGQTFTEQLQLGSYLAKKYHVRTPPEITSCSTCHR from the coding sequence ATGCCCCAGATCTTCCATCGCAGTACTAATACGTTTTCCCGCTTTTCGATAGTGGTGGCGTTGCTTTCGGTGACCGCATTTTTCTTCGCCGCCGCTGAGATGCAGAGCGCTCCTTATCTCAGTTGGCGTGGAGTGATTCGTACCCAGCCCGTCCCTTTCAGTCACAAGCATCACGCTGGCGGGTTGGGCATCGACTGCCGCTACTGCCACACCTCGGTGGAGGTGTCCGGCTACGCCGGTCTTCCTCCTACCAAGACCTGCATGAACTGCCACTCGCAGATATGGACCAACGCCGCTTTGCTAGAACCGGTGCGAGAGAGCTTCCGCTCCGGCAACTCCATCAACTGGACCAAGGTGAACTACATCCCCGACTTCGTGTACTTCGACCATAGCATTCACATTAACAAGGGGGTCGGCTGCAATAGCTGCCACGGTCCAGTGGACCAGATGGCGCTGATGTACCAGGACTCCACTATGCAGATGGAGTGGTGCCTCAGCTGCCATCGCGGGCCGGAAAAGTTTCTGCGCCCCCGCGGCGAGCAATTCAACATGAGATATCAGCAGCCGACACCGTCAAACCCGGTGAAATACGACGGCCAGACTTTCACTGAGCAACTTCAGCTGGGGAGCTATCTGGCCAAAAAGTACCACGTGCGTACGCCCCCGGAGATCACCAGCTGTAGCACCTGTCATCGTTAA